Within the Emticicia oligotrophica DSM 17448 genome, the region TTCAGGTTTGTATTAATTGATATTCGTAAAACTCTTCGTACAATGGAAAGCAACCATTTTGTTTTCCATTGTACATGAAAATTTATCAATAAAAAATGGACATTACCTACCGAAAAGCTGACCTAAATGACCTCGATGATTTAGTACGCTTGAGAATTGAATTTTTAAAAGAAGTTCAACCTATTGAAACGCATCAGTACAGCGAAGAAAACCTACAAAAATCTCTACATGATTACTTATCAGAGGCTTTACGTACTGATACTTTTGTAGCGTGGGTAGCCGAACTTGAAAATAAAATCATCGCCACAAGCGGTCTATGTTTTTTTCAGATTACGCCTGGTTTTACGCTTATTGATGGAAAAATTGCGTATATTTTAAATATCTATACCTTGCGTGAGTGGCGAGGAAAGGGTGTTGGTAAAACAGTTTTTAATCATATTTTGCAAGAGGCAATCAGTAGAGGATACAAACGTATATCCTTGCATGCTACAAATGAAGGACGACCTGTCTATGAAAAATTTGGTTTTCGTCTCACTTCCGACGAAATGGAACTTCGATTACCTT harbors:
- a CDS encoding GNAT family N-acetyltransferase, yielding MDITYRKADLNDLDDLVRLRIEFLKEVQPIETHQYSEENLQKSLHDYLSEALRTDTFVAWVAELENKIIATSGLCFFQITPGFTLIDGKIAYILNIYTLREWRGKGVGKTVFNHILQEAISRGYKRISLHATNEGRPVYEKFGFRLTSDEMELRLP